The Drosophila suzukii chromosome X, CBGP_Dsuzu_IsoJpt1.0, whole genome shotgun sequence DNA window TAATATTATGTTTATGATTTAGTTTATGCCTTAGTTTATTTGCTAATTTAACGACACTGAAGTTTACCCACGAACATGTGTTTCTGTATCCTAAGACCCCATTACCAACCTACCTACCCTACGGATTCAACCCGCATCCGCATCCCTtttgtaattaaattttttgttttaccTAATTCGTAATCGTTGCAGGACGTGCGTGTCTAGCGAAAGTGTTTTTTCTTAGCGAATTGTTGTAAGCCAATATGTCAGGATATAGTCAACCAACCCCCCACGGATATGCAGATAGGAAAGATAGGTAGAAAAGAAGGCGGCGGGCCTGGGAAGGGGGTTCCGAGCCTCCccccaattaaaattgttCAAAAATCGCAAGTTTCAGTTGATTTGTGTGTATGTACGTGTGTGCCGGCCGATTGTAACTGTAAAATTAGGTTTTAATCGGAAAATCTATTTGGGATTTGAGCATGGAATTTGGTAATTCAAACACTTTGTTACATAATTTTAAACGAATCGAAAACTCCATTCTTGTCCCCCAGGAAAATGGTTTTGTATGGAACTTTATGCGTAGTTAGCGAacactttttgtattttgtgaATTTCTTTGGAACCGAAGGGGGGAACATTTAATAGGGAAGTCCTGCCCCTGGCGAATCATCGAAAATATAGGTATTTTGGCCGGAACACACGTAGGCATATGTATATGCATATgcattatatatataaagcaAACACTCTCGTTATCTCTTGTGATCAACTCAGTTGTTGTTATGAATGGTAGAAACGGACGAAGGGACGGACAAATACGATTAATTAATGATGAATTCGGGAGACAGAGATCGAACTTTTATATCTAGCGTAGCGCAACGGAAACAATGTCAAAATGAAAACCGGAAACGGAAATAAAACCATAAGAAAACGTGTATGTATATCTCTCTATTTTTGATGTCCAAATCAAAACTTCTGCAAAGAGGAAAACATAAAGAACAGAACAGAAATCTAGATAAAACGAAACGCGAATTCAAAGAGCAGCTTTTTTTGGCCGAGTCAGAGAAGGGGGACCGCTAAAAGAAgcaaataaaacaaacaaaagttgCATTCaacaaagtaaataaatatttttattgtcaTTGCATAATTCTTAAGCTAGTAATTTTAATATCTAAATCGTAAGCGCggaaactaaatgaaaacaaatgGATAAAACACAGCCCGAATGAGAGGATTCAATAATCGAGGACTAAAACTGaaataaatgcaaaaataAACGGATAGCGAAAGCAAAATGAacgcaaaacaaaaaactgtAGAAATTACAAtattgttataaatatttgtctcaatgagaaaacaaacaaaaacaaccaACAAACAAAAGCGAAACAAaccaacaacaaagaaaatatacattaaaaaattaataaaaaatatttgaaaaaagaAAGTTGCGTTTTCTATGAATATGAAATGGTTTTCTAAAGACTAAAAaacctatatatatatatagcgGGAGAGCCATAGAGATCTTTGCCAAAAAAGCCGTCCAAGTGCGATCTCTTGTTTTCAGAATTGTTTAAATATTCTTAATGGCAAAAGCCTTATTTACACCAATATGTCTTGGAAAAGGTAAACAAACCCCTTATCTTTTTAGAGGCTGTTTGAACCTGTATTTTGAATACCCAAAGGGAAAGCAAAGAGTCAGCTGGGTCGAACTGAAATCTAGCATACCAATTGTCCCATCTTTGTTTTGTATAAACTTCGATGGTACCCAAACTGAAGTTTTCTACAGTTTCCGTTTCACAGaatgatttaattttaagtacTCACACAGCACACATACAAACTACAAGATACGAAAAGATACAAAAATTACAAATGGATGCGGTTAATAGTACAACTATAAATACGTGTAGATCAGTCATAGCGAGTATTGGGTATCTTCCTCGGGAGTCTACGAGATGAACAGGTAAAGGACAAAGGTGGCCGCGCCGATGTAGTGACTGAGATAGCCCTCCTGTTGCCAGTGCCAGAGGAAGGACTCGTTTTCGTCACCAATTTCAAGAGCATCGCCCAGCAGCACGACTCCCAGATAGGCCAGGTGGAAAATGGCCAGCGCCGTGAAGGCCAGATTGGTGGCCCTCACCAGCCAGAAGGAAACAGAGCTCAACCTTCGCTTGCTGGGGCAGTGGCCATACCGACATCGCTCCTTGCCCGGACAGAGATTCGCGGAGATGCAGGCATCCAGGACGCCCGCGAGCTGCCGCCGCAGCAGAGATTCCCCCTCGGCGAAGACGGCCAGTGAGAGAAGCACCACGTAGATGCGCAGATCCATGCCGTGCAGCAGGCTGGAGACCAAGTAAGTGGAGAGCACGGCCAGCAGGGTGCGTCCCCTCGAGCCTTCCACCTTGCAGGGCGTGTAGATGTACCGCTTGAGCCACTCGTGCATGGGAATGTTCCAGCTCCTGACCAGCGAGCTGATCGAGCGCGGCCACTCGATGAGCCAGGGCTGCGAGACCAGTGGACCCAGCAGTTCCGATTCCTTGACAGCGCCGTCCAGTCGCTGATCGGAGGCCACCAGCAGCGCCTGCGCCATAATGCCCACAAAGTAGTGGCTGGTGCGCACACTCAGCGCATCCCAGTACATGACCAGGAAGTGGGAGCTGTCTCCAAAGAAGTCGCTCAGCGCGGGCGCCACGCAGTTGGACACGGTGACCGTGAGCACACAGAGCAGGGCGTTGGGCACCAGACGGCGCAGACTGACCAGCCAGCCGTTTCTGGGGACGAGGCAATCGATGTAGCAGCCGAAGCTCACCCAGGGTCCCAGGGCGCAGGTGGCCGGGCTGTAGATGTAGCCCAGATAGGCCAGCGGACCCGGAATCCGCGCCTGCAGCTGACCACTGGCGGTCAGGTCGAATCCCAGTGAGATAAGCTTCATGTTGACCACCATCTGGATGCCGCGCAGTTGCGGCCAGTCGCTGCGCCGCCGCCAAAAGAGTAACTCGTACAGGAACTGGCTGCCCACGGTCAGGACAGCAAGGATTTGAGCTCCTTTTCGACCCAGTCGCAGAAGTTGGAGCAGTAGGTAGCCCATGGCGgccagcaggagcaggaggagcagTCGGTGGCCCAGGGAGAATTGCAGCAGGATTAGGCCGCAGCCGAAGTGGAACAAGTGCAGCGGTGCCAGGCTGGTGAGACGTTTGCGCTGCGAGTACAGGAGGCACAGAAGACGACACACCAGGCAGAGGAGCAGCATGGGTGCCACATATTGCAGGACCTGCACGAGTGAGGGCTCCAGGCAGCTCTGCAGACTCTCAAGAAGTTGCTCGGACAGGCCTAGGATTCCGTATCCatgcacctcctcctcctcctcgtcacCACCGACGTAGTAGTCCTCCTCATCCTCCGGTTTCCCAAACCTGTAGTCCAAGCCGCCGACcgtctcctcctcctcctcctcctcgtcgaGATCGATGTAGTCGGATTCCTCCTCGTAGTACTGGTAATCCATCGCCGACCGCCAAACGACAAGAGAATCCGGGAATTTAAGGAAAAGCCCGGAAATCGGAGGACTTGGTCCGGTCCACAAGAACTACACCATGAATATACCGCAAAATATACTGAGTACCAAAGGAACGGCTTTGAGTTTTTATCAGCTTTGGTATTTTTCAAGCAGCACTGCCACTTCAGCTTGTTTCAAGCTAAACCACTCTGGTGGCTATCTCCATTTAGTTGAAAACAAATAGGATTATTCTGAAAATATCTGGTTTTCAATGAGTGTATTGAATATAAACTGTAATTATGGAATTCAATTATgagtattttatatttttatataaaagagATTTATATTAAAcctaacaaataaatataaaaggagttttcattttgtatttaaaaaaatagtgatttttttttgtgagttTTTATCTCAGCTTGCCGGTAAActtaatttttcttttaataaagTACTACGACACCAATATTTCTTGGTaagtatatacatacatatatacgtaTGACCGCAAGTAAATTAAGGTCAACAATTTAAGGTCCTTTGCTAAGACTATTTTAAGTTTTTACAGTaccgaaaacaaaaaataaacacataTTTAATACCAATGCCAAAAAATTTAGATtatgtaaataaatttattttattgttcaATAAGAAGTTTTATTTTCTGCATAGTAAGCTGTGCAAAGTTTCTTCTGTCAACAAATATTGACAGAACACACATCACCCGAGTTTGCTGCTTCAGGCTCTTTAGGGAAGATAGCCCCTCCCAGGATTCCGGGCAGTGGTCCCCTGGGATAGGGTTTTCTTATCCAGCCTGGTCTTCCCGACGGCGGCAGTGGTCGCCACCAAGATGTGGTACCCAGAAGACGATGTTGTACCCAGATGCGGCAGGCTTCTTTGACGAACGACAACGGCACAAAGAAGACAATCTTTCCCAACATGTCAGACACAAGACCACAGTAAATGGACGGGAAAGGCGCTCCCCGCCAGAGGCAATCAAGAAGGCAGCTCTATTAATGGGCACTCCAGCAAAGGCAGCTCCTGCCAGCAAGGCTAGCAACAAAGACACCTAAGAAGAAGAGCCAAGGAAGCCAACCAACTCGCTCTCCGGCCTCCAGTTAAAATCCCATTTTGGCGACTTCTTCGGAGGATCGCGACACCAGCTCTTTAGAGGAACTGCCTGCCACGACTGCTACTCCCAGACCTTGGAAGTAGCAGCCTTGGCCGGTCCGAAGAGGGTCTTTTTGAAAGGAAGATCCTAAAACAGGTAAAGAAAACTAATGTGTTGAGTCGATAAAATATGTACATATTATTAGTCAGTATATTAAACATATCATTCtactttaatttattttaaggaACACTACTCGCCTTTTCTCTGCTAAACCACTCCGCTTCGCACCAAAAATGAAATGACCGAATGGCTTAAGGGTTGAAATAAAGGCGAGCAGGGCGAGTGCGAGAGGGAAAGCATGTTGGTAATACCGAAATTCGAACTTCGAATATGTCTATCTCGCTCTTAGCCAGAGTCATCTGGCTTCTGTCAAAAAATATTGACAGCAAGCACTGGCACATCACTTCAGTTTGCTTCTTCAGGCTCATTAGGGAAGATAGCACTCCTCCCAGGATTCCGGGCAGTGGTCTCCTGGGAAAGGGTGTTTTTTATCCAGGCTAATCTTCCCGACCACGCGGAAGTGCCCGTCACCAAAATGTGGTTCTCAGAAAAAGATGTTCTACCCAGAAACGACTCGGCGTCACTGGCGAACGACAACGTCGCGAAGGAGACAATCTCATCCAGCAAGTTGGCCACAAGCCCGTAGTAAATGGTCAGGCAAGGCGGTTCCTGTCAGAGGCAGGTCTATGCATAAATGGCCACTCCAGCTAGGGCGGCTCTTGCCAATAACGCTAGCTTCGTAAGACACGAGGACGAAGAACCGAAGAAGGCAAGCGATCGGGCCTCCAGTGAAAATTGGGATAATAGCGACAACAGCCCTTAGAGGAACAGACTGGAAGAAGCAGCCTTGGCAGGCCCAATCAGCGTCTTGGCAAAAGAAAGTTCCTGAAacaggaaaataaaaataaatgttgtCAGTCAATAAAACACATATCATTAGGAagtatattaaataatattttctatcacttgggtttttattttaaagcagtGCGAGAGGGAAAGCATGTTCGTGAGACGGCAGTTCGAGCTTCGAATAAGTCTATCTCGCTCTTAGCCAGAGCAATCTTAGTCGCCATATTGCTTTTTTCTCTCATTTTACGAATTGAGAGAATTTTCGAAGACAGAAAATGTGATTTTCCATTGGCTgttttacattttataaattgATCTATCAAAAATCCGGTAATCGAGGGACTTGTTCCATAAGAATTATACCGCGAAATGTGCTGAGACTTAGAGTATTCAGCAGTTTTGGTGATTTTCAACACCACTGTCACTCCAGCTTGATTCTCGCTAAGGCTAATAACGCTAACTTTGAAAGACACGAGACAAGGAACCGATGAAGGTAAGTGATTAGCCCTCAAGTGAAAACCCAAAAGAAAGGGACTTTTTGGGAAGATAGGGACAACAACTCCTTAAAAGAACAGCCTGAAAGTAGAAGCCTTGGCAGGCCCAATCAGATTCTTGCCGAAAGAAAAACCCTAAAAcaggaaaatgaaaataagtGCTGTTAgacactaaaatatatattataagtTAGTATGTGTGTTAAAATTATCTATCACTtttggttatttattttaaagcagcGCGAGAGGGAAAGCATCTTCGTAATACGGCAGTTCGAGCTTCGAATATGTCTATCTCGCTCTTAGCCAGAACAAGCCTTGAACACTTTTAAAAACattcattttttattattttttgtttgtttctcgTAGCAGAATTAAATGAAAACTGActacaaataaaattatatatacacTAACATCACGTATAATTTTTTCCAGTGAACAATGTAAAATAGCtattgaaataatttttttttctctctTCGAAAATTATCTTAGTTCGAAAATGAGAGAAAAAATCAATATGGCGACTAAGATTACCAGTAAAAGCGAGATAGACATATTCGATGCTCGAACTGCCGTATTACGAAGATGCTTTCTCTCTCGCACTgcttcaaaataaataatcaaaagTGAAAGAAAATATCAATAAACATACTACCTTgtaatatgtattttattgtCTGACAGCATTTATTCTCATTTTACTGTTTTAGGGTCTTTCTTTCAGCAAGACGCTGATCGGGCCCGCCAAGGCTGTTTCTCTAAGGAGCTGTTATCCCTATCAACAAAAAGTCCCCTAAACGGGGTGTTCACTGGAGGCCTAATCGCTTGCCTTCCTCGGTTCCTCGTCTCGTGTCTTTAAAAAATAGAGTTATTGGCAGGATCCGCCTAACCTTGAATGGCCTTAGCGAGAATCAAGTGAATCAGTGGTGTTGAAAATCACCAAAACTGCTGAATACTCTAAGTCTCAGCACATTTCGCGGTATAATTCTTATGGAACAAGTCCCTCGATTACCGGATTTTTGATAGatcaatttataaaatataaacggacttaaaaataaaattcatacATACACAAACATTTTTTCCAGTGAACAATGTAAAACAGCCAATGGAAAATCACATTTTCTGTCTTCGAAAATTCTCTCAATTCGTAAAATGAGAGAAAAAAGCAATATGGCGACTAAGATTGCTCTGGCTAAGAGCGAGATAGACTTATTCGAAGCTCGAACTGCCGTCTCACGAACATGCTTTCCCTCTCGCactgctttaaaataaaaacccaagtgatagaaaatattatttaatatactTCCTAATGATATGTGTTTTATTGACTGacaacatttatttttattttcctgtTTCAGGAACTTTCTTTTGCCAAGACGCTGATTGGGCCTGCCAAGGCTGCTTCTTCCAGTCTGTTCCTCTAAGGGCTGTTGTCGCTATTATCCCAATTTTCACTGGAGGCCCGATCGCTTGCCTTCTTCGGTTCTTCGTCCTCGTGTCTTACGAAGCTAGCGTTATTGGCAAGAGCCGCCCTAGCTGGAGTGGCCATTTATGCATAGACCTGCCTCTGACAGGAACCGCCTTGCCTGACCATTTACTACGGGCTTGTGGCCAACTTGCTGGATGAGATTGTCTCCTTCGCGACGTTGTCGTTCGCCAGTGACGCCGAGTCGTTTCTGGGTAGAACATCTTTTTCTGAGAACCACATTTTGGTGACGGGCACTTCCGCGTGGTCGGGAAGATTAGCCTGGATAAAAAACACCCTTTCCCAGGAGACCACTGCCCGGAATCCTGGGAGGAGTGCTATCTTCCCTAATGAGCCTGAAGAAGCAAACTGAAGTGATGTGCCAGTGCTTGCTGTCAATATTTTTTGACAGAAGCCAGATGACTCTGGCTAAGAGCGAGATAGACATATTCGAAGTTCGAATTTCGGTATTACCAACATGCTTTCCCTCTCGCACTCGCCCTGCTCGCCTTTATTTCAACCCTTAAGCCATTCGGTCATTTCATTTTTGGTGCGAAGCGGAGTGGTTTAGCAGAGAAAAGGCGAGTAGTGTtccttaaaataaattaaagtaGAATGATATGTTTAATATACTGACTAATAATATGTACATATTTTATCGACTCAACACATTAGTTTTCTTTACCTGTTTTAGGATCTTCCTTTCAAAAAGACCCTCTTCGGACCGGCCAAGGCTGCTACTTCCAAGGTCTGGGAGTAGCAGTCGTGGCAGGCAGTTCCTCTAAAGAGCTGGTGTCGCGATCCTCCGAAGAAGTCGCCAAAATGGGATTTTAACTGGAGGCCGGAGAGCGAGTTGGTTGGCTTCCTTGGCTCTTCTTCTTAGGTGTCTTTGTTGCTAGCCTTGCTGGCAGGAGCTGCCTTTGCTGGAGTGCCCATTAATAGAGCTGCCTTCTTGATTGCCTCTGGCGGGGAGCGCCTTTCCCGTCCATTTACTGTGGTCTTGTGTCTGACATGTTGGGAAAGATTGTCTTCTTTGTGCCGTTGTCG harbors:
- the por gene encoding protein-serine O-palmitoleoyltransferase porcupine, encoding MDYQYYEEESDYIDLDEEEEEEETVGGLDYRFGKPEDEEDYYVGGDEEEEEVHGYGILGLSEQLLESLQSCLEPSLVQVLQYVAPMLLLCLVCRLLCLLYSQRKRLTSLAPLHLFHFGCGLILLQFSLGHRLLLLLLLAAMGYLLLQLLRLGRKGAQILAVLTVGSQFLYELLFWRRRSDWPQLRGIQMVVNMKLISLGFDLTASGQLQARIPGPLAYLGYIYSPATCALGPWVSFGCYIDCLVPRNGWLVSLRRLVPNALLCVLTVTVSNCVAPALSDFFGDSSHFLVMYWDALSVRTSHYFVGIMAQALLVASDQRLDGAVKESELLGPLVSQPWLIEWPRSISSLVRSWNIPMHEWLKRYIYTPCKVEGSRGRTLLAVLSTYLVSSLLHGMDLRIYVVLLSLAVFAEGESLLRRQLAGVLDACISANLCPGKERCRYGHCPSKRRLSSVSFWLVRATNLAFTALAIFHLAYLGVVLLGDALEIGDENESFLWHWQQEGYLSHYIGAATFVLYLFIS